One window from the genome of Oryctolagus cuniculus chromosome 1, mOryCun1.1, whole genome shotgun sequence encodes:
- the SPINDOC gene encoding spindlin interactor and repressor of chromatin-binding protein isoform X2, which translates to MALKAEGAALDCFEVKLKCEEGEDDDEAVVVAVIPRPEPMLRVAQQKTPPPRPSLPEAGCEELRQQVSWEQEFLVGNSPGGSGRALCMVCGAEIRAPSADTARAHILEQHPHTLDLSPSEKSNILEAWSEGVALLQDVSTEQPRPPSPDSGREAEPDPDSYPDPAEVPAEIVVLLDSEDNPALPRRIRPRGLRPLELPAVPAAEPGGRKPRSVRWKEPGEEPVRKKRGRAVTKSPDPGPDPPSPDSPTETFAAPAEVRHFTDGSFPPGFVLQLFSHTQLRAADSKDSRKDGRTADRGLPQPESPSPGGDTARGSLLLVLALVLFAAETSDYRPRGSRQRTCVILRF; encoded by the exons ATGGCCCTGAAGGCCGAGGGCGCCGCGCTCGACTGCTTCGAGGTGAAGCTCAAATGCGAAGAAGGGGAGGACGACGATGAGGCCGTGGTGGTGGCCGTGATCCCGCGGCCCGAGCCGATGCTCAGAG TCGCCCAGCAGAAGACTCCACCGCCGAGGCCCAGCCTGCCCGAGGCGGGCTGCGAGGAGCTCAGGCAGCAGGTGTCTTGGGAACAGGAGTTCCTGGTGGgaaacagcccaggaggcagcgggCGAGCCCTGTGCATGGTGTGCGGCGCGGAGATCCGGGCCCCCTCGGCGGACACGGCTCGCGCGCACATCCTGGAGCAGCATCCTCACACGCTGGACCTGAGCCCTTCCGAGAAGAGCAACATCTTGGAGGCCTGGAGCGAGGGCGTGGCCCTCCTGCAGGACGTCAGCACCGAGCAGCCGCGCCCTCCcagcccag ACTCAGGCCGGGAAGCCGAGCCAGACCCGGACTCCTACCCGGACCCCGCCGAGGTGCCGGCAGAGATCGTCGTCCTCCTGGACTCTGAGGACAACCCGGCTCTCCCTAGAAGGATCCGGCCCAGGGGACTCCGCCCCCTCGAGCTTCCTG CCGTCCCCGCTGccgagccaggaggcaggaagcccCGGAGTGTGAGATGGAAGGAGCCCGGGGAAGAGCCGGTcaggaagaagagaggcagagctgTGACCAAAAGCCCGGACCCCGGCCCAG ACCCCCCGTCGCCCGACTCGCCCACCGAGACGTTCGCAGCGCCAGCCGAGGTCCGCCACTTCACCGATGGCAGCTTCCCCCCTGGCTTTGTCCTCCAGCTCTTCTCGCACAcccagctcagggctgcagaCAGCAAGGACTCACGTAAAGACGGGCGGACGGCAGACCGCGGCCTGCCCCAGCCGGAGAGCCCCTCTCCAG GTGGAGACACAGCTCGCGGGTCCTTGCTCCTGGTTCTTGCATTAGTTCTGTTTGCTGCTGAAACAAGTGATTACAGGCCCAGGGGCTCAAGACAGCGCACATGTGTTATTTTGCGGTTCTGA
- the SPINDOC gene encoding spindlin interactor and repressor of chromatin-binding protein isoform X4, with the protein MALKAEGAALDCFEVKLKCEEGEDDDEAVVVAVIPRPEPMLRVAQQKTPPPRPSLPEAGCEELRQQVSWEQEFLVGNSPGGSGRALCMVCGAEIRAPSADTARAHILEQHPHTLDLSPSEKSNILEAWSEGVALLQDVSTEQPRPPSPDSGREAEPDPDSYPDPAEVPAEIVVLLDSEDNPALPRRIRPRGLRPLELPAVPAAEPGGRKPRSVRWKEPGEEPVRKKRGRAVTKSPDPGPDPPSPDSPTETFAAPAEVRHFTDGSFPPGFVLQLFSHTQLRAADSKDSRKDGRTADRGLPQPESPSPGH; encoded by the exons ATGGCCCTGAAGGCCGAGGGCGCCGCGCTCGACTGCTTCGAGGTGAAGCTCAAATGCGAAGAAGGGGAGGACGACGATGAGGCCGTGGTGGTGGCCGTGATCCCGCGGCCCGAGCCGATGCTCAGAG TCGCCCAGCAGAAGACTCCACCGCCGAGGCCCAGCCTGCCCGAGGCGGGCTGCGAGGAGCTCAGGCAGCAGGTGTCTTGGGAACAGGAGTTCCTGGTGGgaaacagcccaggaggcagcgggCGAGCCCTGTGCATGGTGTGCGGCGCGGAGATCCGGGCCCCCTCGGCGGACACGGCTCGCGCGCACATCCTGGAGCAGCATCCTCACACGCTGGACCTGAGCCCTTCCGAGAAGAGCAACATCTTGGAGGCCTGGAGCGAGGGCGTGGCCCTCCTGCAGGACGTCAGCACCGAGCAGCCGCGCCCTCCcagcccag ACTCAGGCCGGGAAGCCGAGCCAGACCCGGACTCCTACCCGGACCCCGCCGAGGTGCCGGCAGAGATCGTCGTCCTCCTGGACTCTGAGGACAACCCGGCTCTCCCTAGAAGGATCCGGCCCAGGGGACTCCGCCCCCTCGAGCTTCCTG CCGTCCCCGCTGccgagccaggaggcaggaagcccCGGAGTGTGAGATGGAAGGAGCCCGGGGAAGAGCCGGTcaggaagaagagaggcagagctgTGACCAAAAGCCCGGACCCCGGCCCAG ACCCCCCGTCGCCCGACTCGCCCACCGAGACGTTCGCAGCGCCAGCCGAGGTCCGCCACTTCACCGATGGCAGCTTCCCCCCTGGCTTTGTCCTCCAGCTCTTCTCGCACAcccagctcagggctgcagaCAGCAAGGACTCACGTAAAGACGGGCGGACGGCAGACCGCGGCCTGCCCCAGCCGGAGAGCCCCTCTCCAG gccattag
- the SPINDOC gene encoding spindlin interactor and repressor of chromatin-binding protein isoform X3, with translation MALKAEGAALDCFEVKLKCEEGEDDDEAVVVAVIPRPEPMLRVAQQKTPPPRPSLPEAGCEELRQQVSWEQEFLVGNSPGGSGRALCMVCGAEIRAPSADTARAHILEQHPHTLDLSPSEKSNILEAWSEGVALLQDVSTEQPRPPSPDSGREAEPDPDSYPDPAEVPAEIVVLLDSEDNPALPRRIRPRGLRPLELPAVPAAEPGGRKPRSVRWKEPGEEPVRKKRGRAVTKSPDPGPDPPSPDSPTETFAAPAEVRHFTDGSFPPGFVLQLFSHTQLRAADSKDSRKDGRTADRGLPQPESPSPGYPRADGGTSGRQPPARLVQAPPGLQGCGSR, from the exons ATGGCCCTGAAGGCCGAGGGCGCCGCGCTCGACTGCTTCGAGGTGAAGCTCAAATGCGAAGAAGGGGAGGACGACGATGAGGCCGTGGTGGTGGCCGTGATCCCGCGGCCCGAGCCGATGCTCAGAG TCGCCCAGCAGAAGACTCCACCGCCGAGGCCCAGCCTGCCCGAGGCGGGCTGCGAGGAGCTCAGGCAGCAGGTGTCTTGGGAACAGGAGTTCCTGGTGGgaaacagcccaggaggcagcgggCGAGCCCTGTGCATGGTGTGCGGCGCGGAGATCCGGGCCCCCTCGGCGGACACGGCTCGCGCGCACATCCTGGAGCAGCATCCTCACACGCTGGACCTGAGCCCTTCCGAGAAGAGCAACATCTTGGAGGCCTGGAGCGAGGGCGTGGCCCTCCTGCAGGACGTCAGCACCGAGCAGCCGCGCCCTCCcagcccag ACTCAGGCCGGGAAGCCGAGCCAGACCCGGACTCCTACCCGGACCCCGCCGAGGTGCCGGCAGAGATCGTCGTCCTCCTGGACTCTGAGGACAACCCGGCTCTCCCTAGAAGGATCCGGCCCAGGGGACTCCGCCCCCTCGAGCTTCCTG CCGTCCCCGCTGccgagccaggaggcaggaagcccCGGAGTGTGAGATGGAAGGAGCCCGGGGAAGAGCCGGTcaggaagaagagaggcagagctgTGACCAAAAGCCCGGACCCCGGCCCAG ACCCCCCGTCGCCCGACTCGCCCACCGAGACGTTCGCAGCGCCAGCCGAGGTCCGCCACTTCACCGATGGCAGCTTCCCCCCTGGCTTTGTCCTCCAGCTCTTCTCGCACAcccagctcagggctgcagaCAGCAAGGACTCACGTAAAGACGGGCGGACGGCAGACCGCGGCCTGCCCCAGCCGGAGAGCCCCTCTCCAG